TGGctcactgtgtgaccttcggGGaggccctctgggcctcagtttcccctgtgTGAGGTGTGCAACAGAACTCTGGGGTCCCTGCCAGGCTGAGGTGAGGGGCGGAGGCTACGCTGGCTGGGGAACAGCCACCAGGGTGGCACCCACACTCCTAGCCGATGCTCCTGCCTGTGGCCGGGCGGGTAGGGAGGGCTGTGTCCCCGCAGGCCTGGCTCCCCCCCCGGCCCGGGCTCCAGGGCCAGGTCTGATGCACAGAGTTGAGGGCGGGCCGGCCGGCCCAACAGGAGCCCCGGGACCCGTCCCTGCCCTCCTCCGTCCTTCATCGTGAGGGCCGGCCCGATGGAGGAGGCCCCCGGATGGGGCGTGGGGAGAGGCAAGGCTGGGCTCCAGAGGCACCTGCCGCTCACAGGTGCCAGCCCTGAGCGCAGTTCCTAGACTGTCACGCCGGGAGGAGGGCCGCAGTGCCGGCAGGGCGGGCCGTGGGGAGGGGGCGCAGCAGGCCTGGCTGGACCGCAGGGGCCCGCACACCCTCGAGCGCTCGGGCGGAGCCGCGTCCATCCGAAGGCACACGGGTCCACGCACACGGGCTGACGTAGGTCCCAGCAAGTGTGGAACATACCTCCGCCCTGTGCGTGCGAGCACACGTGCACGTGGCTCTCCAGCCACCTGGTGCCCAGGTGCCCTGGGCGTGGGGCAGCGAGAGGCTGGGCCAGCCCTGGGGCCCGTCTTCCCCAACCACGCCTGCCTGTGGTAAGGGTTCTTTAGGCCCTGTGATCCTCCTTAACTTGACTTTGAGTTATTTTGAGCAAGAGATTAAAGGCGATTATGATCAGCCTTGCCCAGGCGCCGCGCTGCCCTGACGGGCTCACTGCTCCGTCCGTGTCCATCCGGAGGCCGGAGCCAGACTCTGATTGGCGCCTTGCCCCGCCAGCcatccccacctccaaacaccgcCTGGACGCACTTGCAGCCTGCCCGGCCGCCCGCTCTTGGCCTCTGGGGCGGCCGGGGGACCTAAGCCCCAGCACCTGGACGGATGGGGCAGGGGACCGGTGGGGAGGAAAGGGCCTGCACAGGCCAACAGACGCTGGGAGGTGTGATGGCGATGAACTCCAAGTACGCCCCTTGGGATTGTAGATCTCACGTCACAAGATGGACCACGCAGGGACACCAGCATCCCCTGCAAGGCTTCCTCCTGAGGCGAGGGAGACCCAGGCAAACCGCAGgctgctccctcctccagccaTTTCCCTTTGGGCCCAGAGAGGCCCTGTGCTTTGCTGGGTGTCACACAGCGACCCTGGGCCGAGCCCCGGTTGGGCTCTGCTGTGGCCCCACAGGAACTCTCCCAGCCCCTTCTGAGCTCTCCCCTCCCTTTAACTAACTCGGAAAGACTCTGCCCCAGGAGCCAGATCAAAGCTGTTCTTCGTGAAGTTTCCAAAGGGGGGGAAATCCATTTcacatcattatttttttctcctaatttaaACCACCTCAGTGCAGGCTAGTGGCAAACGTCAATATCAGTGAAATGCACTCAGCTGGCTGCCCGCCAGGCCACGGGGCAGTCACAGAGGCCGCTGCAACTCCAAAGCGTAACCGGCAGACACACGCCCTTGTCTGTCCTGCGGGAGAAATACGAGGGGCAGAGGGTGAGTCCCGCACTGgccggggctggggagggggggcgCGTCCAGGCGCAGCGGGAGCCCGCGGCGCGTGAGCCCCACAGGCACCGGCTTCATCCCGGACGGCTGCCCTGTACTGTGACCGTCGCAGCCTCGGCACGCGTGCCGGCACGGGGGTGGGGAGGCCTGCCCTGGAGACGCGCGGGGTCTGGTGGGGGCAGAGATCAGAGATGGGAGGGGTCAGGGCTGCCCAGGTGTGCTCATCGGAGCCAGATGGAAAGCTACAGACAGCGTCCAGCCGGCTCATTCGGGGAAGCGGAGGCCCAGAAGGGGCACGAGGTACCCGGGTCACACTGCCCGAGAACGCGGACCCAGGACCTCGCCGTCCTGGCTCCTCGCTTGAGAGGGGTCTGGAAGGCTCCTGCGCAGCCAGCCGAGGACCCTTGGGAGGGGCTGAGTGCCCTCCTAGGTGGCCGCAGTGCCACCCCAGGCCTTCAGGGGGCAGCGCAGAGCATCTGTCACACGGCCCCTCCCCCACCGTCGCCGGTCAGCCAAGCACCTTAGCCTTGTCCCTGGGCCTCGGTTTGCTCATCTGACACGTGGGGTCACTGGTGAGGGGGCGGAAGTGGGGCTCGGGCTCAGCCCATGCTTCCCGCTTCAGGGCACAGAGGTCAGCCTGCGGTCCGGCACTGAGCCCCCTTGCGTTTCCTCCCTCACTGCCCGGGGCAGCTCGGCGGGACTGGGCCCAGGGCCGCACTTGACCGCCCTCTCCCCTCTTGTCTTGCAGCAGGACCGGCTGGAGCTGGAGGACGCCCGGGCCGATGGGGAAGGAGGCCCCGGTTCCGGCAGGACGCCGGCGGATGGCGAGAGGCGGCTGGCCGTGAGGGAggcgctccccccgcccccagcactcGGGCCGCCCGGCCATGCGGCTCGGCCCGGTGCGCCCCTGAGAGCGCGGGCGCCCTCCCCTCCCGCCACCCCGTGCCCCCGGGCAGGCCGAGCGGGCGCCCCCGCAGGGCTGGTCCCGATGGCCGGGTGCCGGCAGGCTGCGCCGTGGGCCTGGGCGTGCGTGGCGGCGGCCGCCCTGCTGCTCGCGGGCGGGCTGGTGCGCGGCGACTGCTGGCTGATCGAGGGCGACAAGGGCTTCGTGTGGCTGGCCATCTGCAGCCAGAACCAGCCGCCCTACGAGGCCATCCCGCAGCAGATAAACAGCACCGTCGTGGACCTGCGGCTGAACGAGAACCGCATCCGCAGCGTGCAGTACGCCGCGCTGAGCCGCTTCGGCAACCTCACGTACCTCAACCTCACCAAGAACGAGATCGGCTACATCGAGGACGGCGCCTTCTCGGGCCAGTTCAACCTGCAGGTGCTGCAGCTGGGCTACAACCGGCTGCGCAACCTGACGGAGGGCGCGCTGCGCGGCCTGAGCAAGCTGGAGTACCTGTACCTGCAGGCCAACCTCATCGAGGTGGTGGCGCCCGGCGCCTTCTGGGAGTGCCCCAACATCGTCAACGTCGACCTGTCCATGAACCGCATCCAGCGGCTGCACAGCGCCACCTTCGCGGGCCTGGCCAAGCTGTCCGTGTGCGAGCTCTACAGCAACCCCTTCTACTGCTCCTGCGAGCTGCTGGGCTTCCTGCGCTGGCTGGCGGCCTTCACCAACGCCACGCAGACCTACGACCGCGTGCAGTGCGAGTCGCCGCCGCTCTACTCGGGCTACTCCCTCCTGGGCCAGGGCCGCCACGGCCAGCGCAGCGTCCTCAGCAAGCTGCAGTCCGTGTGCACCGACGCCTCCTACGCGGCCGAGACCCGCCCGGCGCCCGGccgctcgccgccgccgccgccgccccccgcgCCGCCCGCGGAGCCCAGCGAGGGCCCCTGCGCCGAGGATGAGTGCTTCTCCGGCGACGGCACCACGCCGCTGGTGGCCCTGCCCACGCTGGCCCCGCAGGCCGAGGCCCGCCCGCTCATGAAGGTCACGCAGCTGACGCAGAACTCGGCCACCATCACGGTCCAGCTGCCCAGCCCGTTCAACCGCATGTACACGCTGGAGCACTTCAACAACAGCAGGTCGTCCACCGTGTCCAGGCTGACCCGGGCCCAGGAGGAGATCCGCCTGACCAACCTCTACGCGCTCACCAACTACACCTACTGCGTGGTCTCCACCAGCTCGGGGCTGCATCACAACCACACCTGCCTCACCATCTGCCTGCCCAAGCCGCCCAGCCCGCCGGGCCCCGTGCCCGGCTCCTCCACGGCCACGCGCTACATCATGACCGTCCTGGGCTGCCTCTTCGGCATGGTGCTGGTGCTCGGCGCCGTCTACTACTgcctgcggcggcggcggcgccgggAGGAGCAGC
This genomic stretch from Globicephala melas chromosome 15, mGloMel1.2, whole genome shotgun sequence harbors:
- the ELFN1 gene encoding protein ELFN1, coding for MAGCRQAAPWAWACVAAAALLLAGGLVRGDCWLIEGDKGFVWLAICSQNQPPYEAIPQQINSTVVDLRLNENRIRSVQYAALSRFGNLTYLNLTKNEIGYIEDGAFSGQFNLQVLQLGYNRLRNLTEGALRGLSKLEYLYLQANLIEVVAPGAFWECPNIVNVDLSMNRIQRLHSATFAGLAKLSVCELYSNPFYCSCELLGFLRWLAAFTNATQTYDRVQCESPPLYSGYSLLGQGRHGQRSVLSKLQSVCTDASYAAETRPAPGRSPPPPPPPAPPAEPSEGPCAEDECFSGDGTTPLVALPTLAPQAEARPLMKVTQLTQNSATITVQLPSPFNRMYTLEHFNNSRSSTVSRLTRAQEEIRLTNLYALTNYTYCVVSTSSGLHHNHTCLTICLPKPPSPPGPVPGSSTATRYIMTVLGCLFGMVLVLGAVYYCLRRRRRREEQQQKAAAAAAAGSLQKTVIELKYGPEMEAPGLAPLSQGPLLGPEAVTRVPYLPAAAGELEQYKLAEGGETPKASKGSYLEVRSGGQAERRDGGPGPDSRSSVAEISTIAKEVDKVNQIINNCIDALKSESTSFQGGKAGAAAEPQLVLLSEPLAGKHGFLAPAYKDAFSHSLQRHHSAEAAPGAPRASTSSSGSARSPRPYRAEAAGPHKAAAAEAKYIEKSSPAADAILTVTPAAAVLRAEAEKSRQYGEHRHSYPGSHPAETPLPHEGPGGRKASILEPLTRPRPRDLAYSQLSPQYHNLSYSSSPEYTCRASQSIWERFRLSRRRHKDNGEFVAAGHALRKKVQFAQDEDLHDILDYWKGVSAQHKS